The following are from one region of the Sphingomonas sp. J315 genome:
- a CDS encoding M23 family metallopeptidase → MFLRNDHGLEQSGGAAALSFGRGVDSRKPGLAERFRERYPDFELIPDLGSRIGSREWFRGAATCGGLCAFVFLLSPGFERPIYGGVPSAHAASADLMRAQSIAPLDKGGVTGTRLAANRLVTTLTDTPERPIIQHSVTLGSGSGLQAALARSGVGKGEAAQAADLIAGAMALGDLKSGTQLDLTLGRRVDKSAPRPLEKLAFRARFDLSLELVRTPTGLALNEIPIAVDHTPLRIRGRVGESLYRSARAAGAPARAVEAYIRSIATRMPIGRVGSDAEFDIIVEQARAATGEVQMGNLLFAGLSGGGSGKLQLVRWEEDGKVSWYDGAGKGERKGQMAMPAAGRISSGFGLRRHPVLRFTRMHKGLDIAAGYGAPIRAANDGVVAFAGRNGGYGNFVRLNHSGGMGTGYGHMSRIAVRGGQRVSRGQVIGYVGSTGISTGPHLHYELYRNGVAINPRSVSFSVVQQLGGNDLRAFKSKLAQLLAVPVGGTRGKPADTADAE, encoded by the coding sequence TTGTTTCTGCGCAATGATCATGGGTTGGAGCAATCGGGCGGCGCTGCGGCGTTGTCGTTCGGGCGCGGCGTCGACAGCCGCAAGCCCGGCCTCGCCGAGCGGTTCCGCGAACGCTATCCCGATTTCGAGCTGATCCCCGACCTGGGGTCTCGCATCGGCAGCCGCGAATGGTTTCGCGGCGCGGCGACGTGCGGCGGGCTGTGCGCGTTCGTATTTCTGCTGTCGCCGGGGTTCGAGCGCCCGATCTATGGCGGGGTCCCCTCTGCCCATGCCGCCAGCGCCGACCTGATGCGTGCTCAGTCGATCGCACCGTTGGACAAGGGCGGCGTGACCGGCACCCGGCTCGCCGCCAACCGGCTGGTCACGACGCTGACCGACACCCCCGAACGCCCGATCATCCAGCACAGCGTGACTTTGGGTTCGGGCAGCGGGCTGCAGGCGGCGCTCGCCCGCTCGGGCGTTGGCAAGGGTGAGGCGGCGCAGGCAGCCGACCTGATCGCTGGCGCGATGGCGCTGGGCGATTTGAAGTCGGGCACGCAGCTCGACCTGACGCTCGGCCGCCGCGTCGACAAGTCTGCGCCGCGCCCGCTGGAGAAGCTGGCGTTCCGCGCGCGCTTCGACCTCAGCCTTGAGCTGGTTCGCACGCCGACCGGTCTCGCGCTCAACGAAATTCCGATCGCGGTGGATCATACCCCGCTGCGCATCCGTGGCCGGGTGGGTGAGAGCCTCTACCGCTCGGCGCGGGCCGCTGGCGCGCCTGCGCGCGCGGTCGAAGCCTATATCCGTTCGATCGCCACCCGCATGCCGATCGGCCGGGTCGGATCGGACGCGGAGTTCGACATCATCGTCGAACAGGCTCGCGCCGCAACCGGCGAAGTCCAGATGGGGAACCTCCTCTTCGCGGGGCTCAGCGGCGGCGGGTCGGGCAAGCTTCAGCTCGTCCGCTGGGAAGAGGATGGCAAGGTCAGCTGGTATGACGGGGCCGGGAAGGGCGAGCGCAAGGGCCAGATGGCGATGCCCGCAGCGGGCCGGATCAGCTCCGGCTTCGGCTTGCGCCGCCACCCGGTGCTGCGCTTCACCCGGATGCACAAGGGACTCGACATCGCCGCAGGCTATGGCGCGCCGATCCGCGCCGCGAATGACGGTGTCGTCGCCTTCGCCGGGCGCAATGGCGGTTATGGCAATTTCGTGCGGCTCAACCATAGCGGCGGCATGGGCACCGGCTATGGCCATATGAGCCGGATCGCGGTGCGCGGGGGCCAGCGGGTCAGCCGGGGCCAGGTGATCGGCTATGTCGGATCGACCGGCATCTCGACCGGTCCGCATTTGCATTACGAACTCTATCGCAACGGCGTCGCGATCAACCCGCGCTCGGTCAGCTTCTCGGTGGTCCAGCAGCTGGGCGGCAACGATCTGCGCGCGTTCAAGTCGAAGCTGGCGCAGCTGCTCGCGGTGCCGGTTGGGGGCACGCGCGGCAAGCCCGCCGACACCGCCGACGCGGAGTGA
- a CDS encoding helicase-related protein, with the protein MSLFSTSPVTAVLGPTNTGKTHLAIERMAAHSSGIIGFPLRLLAREVYDRLVALKGPKEVALVTGEERIVPPGARWFLCTAESMPLDREVSFVALDEGQLGADPERGHVFTDRILRARGRDETMILGSDSLRPVLRRLVPDAEIVTRPRFSTLSYAGAKKLSRLPKRSAIVAFSAEEVYAVAEALRRLRGGAAVVMGALSPRTRNAQVAMFQAGEVDYLVATDAIGMGLNLDVHHVAFASLNKFDGRRQRRLTVAEMAQIAGRAGRHQRDGSFGALVEEGPGAFTPEEIAAIEGHRVPPLEHLYWREGEPDLSSIDALIASLEAKPDHPMLRAAPEAADLMVLKRLADEAWVRDRVRSPRAVARLWAACGLPDFRKLGLDPHARFVSRIFRHLSEGKGHLPHTWFADEIARLDRVDGDVESIAGRIAAARSWAYIAHRADWLDDPAHWADRTRALEEKLSDALHASLTQRFVDKRTTVLLRQIGADASHLPVVIGPEGEVTVEDHVLGQLSGFHFAVSPDARAADKRMLLAAAEKGLAPELRRRAAALADARDDTLSRVGDELHWQGVRVAHLDATANPIRPAIRLCRTLDILDVREKAAAQARVANWLDARIASDLPDLATLDALSRDAAAGSRVRALAGLLVRSGGLMPRRAAGALVEALEPDDRKRLRKAGLVIGTLDLFMPGLLKPRTAAARRALLNLGEGPAEGASVLPRGAPGASLNHGYRPLGQQAVRVDLAERIARAAHDARKGRTPFAPDPALATSMGLTADTLARLMAQLGFQSVRARPGQPQHWVWKGLTPLAKPRAAPRDNAFAALADLIDG; encoded by the coding sequence ATGAGTCTCTTCTCCACCAGCCCGGTCACTGCGGTGCTCGGCCCGACCAATACCGGCAAGACGCATCTGGCGATCGAACGGATGGCCGCGCATTCGAGCGGCATCATCGGCTTTCCGCTGCGGTTGCTTGCGCGCGAGGTCTATGACCGGCTGGTCGCGCTCAAGGGGCCCAAGGAAGTCGCGCTGGTCACGGGCGAGGAACGCATCGTACCGCCCGGCGCGCGCTGGTTCCTGTGCACGGCGGAATCGATGCCGCTCGACCGCGAAGTGAGCTTCGTCGCGCTCGACGAAGGACAGCTGGGCGCGGACCCGGAGCGCGGCCATGTCTTCACCGACCGCATCCTGCGCGCGCGCGGCCGCGACGAAACGATGATCCTGGGATCGGACAGCCTGCGCCCGGTGCTGCGCAGGCTGGTGCCGGATGCCGAGATCGTCACCCGCCCGCGCTTCTCGACGCTCAGCTATGCCGGCGCGAAGAAGCTCTCGCGCCTGCCCAAACGCTCCGCCATCGTCGCGTTCAGCGCCGAGGAGGTGTACGCGGTGGCCGAGGCGCTGCGGCGGCTGCGCGGCGGCGCGGCGGTCGTGATGGGCGCGCTCTCGCCCCGCACCCGCAATGCGCAGGTCGCGATGTTCCAGGCGGGCGAGGTCGATTATCTCGTCGCCACCGATGCGATCGGCATGGGCCTCAACCTCGATGTCCATCATGTCGCCTTCGCCAGCCTCAACAAGTTCGACGGCCGGCGCCAGCGCCGCCTGACCGTCGCCGAAATGGCGCAGATCGCCGGGCGCGCCGGCCGCCACCAGCGCGACGGCAGCTTCGGCGCCTTGGTCGAGGAAGGGCCGGGCGCATTTACCCCCGAGGAGATTGCGGCGATCGAAGGGCATCGCGTCCCCCCGCTCGAACATCTCTACTGGCGCGAGGGCGAGCCCGACCTGTCCAGCATCGATGCGCTGATCGCCAGCCTTGAGGCCAAGCCCGATCACCCGATGCTGCGCGCCGCGCCCGAGGCGGCGGACCTGATGGTGCTCAAGCGCCTCGCCGATGAGGCGTGGGTGCGCGACCGTGTCCGCTCGCCCCGCGCCGTCGCGCGGCTCTGGGCGGCGTGCGGCCTGCCCGATTTCCGCAAGCTCGGGCTCGACCCGCATGCCCGCTTCGTCTCGCGCATCTTCCGCCATCTGAGCGAGGGCAAGGGCCATCTCCCGCACACATGGTTCGCCGACGAGATCGCCCGGCTCGATCGAGTCGATGGCGATGTCGAAAGCATCGCGGGCCGGATCGCCGCCGCACGCAGCTGGGCCTATATCGCGCACCGCGCAGACTGGCTCGACGATCCCGCGCACTGGGCCGACCGCACCCGCGCGCTGGAGGAAAAGCTCTCCGACGCGCTCCACGCCAGCCTCACCCAGCGTTTCGTCGACAAGCGCACCACCGTGCTGCTGCGCCAGATCGGCGCGGACGCATCGCACCTTCCGGTCGTCATCGGCCCCGAAGGCGAGGTGACGGTCGAGGATCATGTCCTTGGCCAGCTCAGCGGCTTCCACTTTGCGGTGTCGCCCGATGCGCGCGCGGCGGATAAAAGGATGCTGCTCGCCGCTGCCGAAAAGGGGCTCGCCCCCGAACTGCGCCGCCGCGCCGCCGCACTGGCCGATGCGCGCGACGATACGCTCAGCCGCGTGGGTGACGAGCTGCACTGGCAGGGGGTGCGCGTCGCGCATCTCGACGCGACCGCCAATCCGATCCGCCCCGCGATCCGGCTGTGCCGAACCCTCGACATCCTCGATGTGCGCGAAAAGGCCGCCGCGCAGGCTCGAGTGGCCAACTGGCTCGACGCCCGCATTGCATCCGACCTGCCCGATCTCGCCACGCTCGACGCGCTCAGCCGCGATGCGGCGGCGGGCAGCCGGGTGCGCGCGCTCGCCGGGCTGCTGGTCCGGTCGGGCGGGCTGATGCCGCGCCGCGCCGCCGGGGCATTGGTCGAGGCGCTCGAACCCGACGACCGCAAGCGGCTGCGCAAGGCGGGGCTGGTGATCGGCACGCTCGACCTGTTCATGCCCGGCCTGCTCAAGCCCCGCACCGCCGCCGCGCGTCGCGCTCTGCTGAACCTTGGCGAAGGTCCGGCGGAGGGCGCGAGCGTGCTCCCACGCGGTGCGCCCGGCGCATCGCTCAATCATGGCTATCGCCCACTGGGGCAACAGGCGGTGCGCGTCGATCTGGCCGAACGCATCGCCCGCGCCGCGCATGATGCGCGCAAGGGCCGGACACCCTTCGCCCCCGACCCCGCGCTCGCCACCTCGATGGGCCTTACCGCAGACACGCTCGCGCGGCTGATGGCGCAGCTCGGCTTTCAGAGCGTCCGCGCCCGCCCCGGCCAGCCGCAACATTGGGTGTGGAAGGGGCTGACCCCGCTCGCCAAGCCCAGGGCCGCGCCGCGCGACAACGCCTTTGCGGCGCTTGCGGACCTGATCGATGGCTGA
- a CDS encoding LamG domain-containing protein has translation MIGRRALIAGAAFAGVVPAFAKSRGEIWKFDSLSRIGGLVPQVEGAPKLIDSPLGKAVLFDGVRDRLLIPRHPLAGTPRFTFEALFRPDGGAFEQRWFHLESGDGANSTARDGQRMLFEIRTEGSEWWLDTFLLGPGYRAPLIDATKRWPVGRWHHVAQSYDGRVYRAFVNGVEQARAELAFVPQAAGVASVGMRMNAVNPFNGAVRAAAFTRGAALGPRRYVLKIPR, from the coding sequence GTGATCGGTCGCCGCGCGCTGATCGCCGGCGCGGCGTTCGCCGGCGTCGTGCCCGCATTCGCGAAGTCGCGTGGCGAAATCTGGAAATTTGATTCGCTCTCCCGCATCGGCGGGCTTGTCCCGCAGGTCGAGGGCGCGCCGAAGCTGATCGACAGCCCGTTGGGCAAGGCGGTCTTGTTCGACGGCGTGCGCGACCGGCTGTTGATCCCGCGCCATCCGCTTGCGGGCACGCCGCGCTTCACCTTCGAGGCGCTGTTTCGCCCCGATGGCGGCGCGTTCGAACAGCGCTGGTTCCATCTCGAGAGCGGCGACGGAGCGAACTCGACTGCGCGCGACGGCCAGCGGATGCTGTTCGAGATCCGCACCGAGGGGAGCGAATGGTGGCTCGACACCTTCCTGCTCGGCCCCGGCTATCGCGCGCCGCTGATCGATGCGACCAAGCGTTGGCCGGTCGGGCGTTGGCACCATGTCGCGCAAAGCTATGACGGGCGGGTCTATCGGGCCTTCGTCAACGGGGTGGAGCAGGCACGCGCCGAACTCGCCTTTGTGCCGCAAGCAGCGGGGGTGGCGTCGGTGGGGATGCGGATGAACGCGGTGAACCCGTTCAACGGAGCGGTGCGCGCGGCGGCGTTTACGCGGGGGGCGGCGCTGGGGCCGCGTCGTTACGTGCTGAAGATTCCGCGCTGA